One window of the Indicator indicator isolate 239-I01 chromosome 13, UM_Iind_1.1, whole genome shotgun sequence genome contains the following:
- the PCOLCE2 gene encoding procollagen C-endopeptidase enhancer 2 — translation MPPAAPRCPLLPLLLLLLLLLLAAARPAAPPHRPTFACGGVVSGESGFIGSEGFPGVYPPNSKCTWKITVPEGKVVVLSFRYLDLESDNLCRYDFVDIYNGHANGQRIGRFCGTVKPGALVSNSNTMLVQMTSDANTAGSGFIAKFSAAEPHERGAQYCGGRLEKPSGSFQTPNWPERDYPAGVTCSWHIVAPKNQLIELKFEKFDVERDNYCRYDYVAVFNGGEINDAKRIGKYCGDSPPAPILSEKNELLIQFLSDLSLTADGFIGHYKFRPKKLLTTTVPPTTTTVPPTSIVKPTVALCQQKCKRSGTVESNYCSSNFVITGTVITAITRAGSLHATISLINVYKEGNLAIQQAGKSMSAKIIVVCKQCPLIRRGLNYIIMGQVEEDGRGKVFPNSFVMSFKTKNSKILNALKNKTC, via the exons ATGCCTCCCGCTGCTCCGCGCTGCCCactgctgccgctgctgctgctgctactactgctgctgctggcggcGGCGCGCCCCGCAGCCCCTCCGCACAG GCCTACATTTGCATGTGGAGGAGTTGTATCTGGAGAGTCAGGGTTTATTGGGAGTGAAGGATTTCCTGGAGTCTACCCTCCAAACAGCAAATGTACTTGGAAAATCACA GTCCCAGAAGGGAAAGTGGTGGTTCTTTCTTTTAGATATTTAGACCTGGAAAGTGACAACTTGTGTCGATATGATTTTGTGGATATATACAACGGCCATGCTAATGGACAACGCATTGGCAGGTTCTGTGGTACTGTGAAACCAGGTGCCCTTGTATCCAACAGCAATACAATGTTGGTGCAGATGACTTCAGATGCTAATACTGCTGGAAGTGGATTCATTGCAAAGTTCTCTGCAGCAGAACCACATGAAAGAG GGGCTCAGTACTGTGGGGGACGACTGGAGAAGCCATCGGGGTCCTTCCAAACACCCAACTGGCCGGAGCGAGACTACCCAGCAGGGGTCACCTGCTCCTGGCATATTGTTGCCCCAAAGAACCAG CTAATAGAATTAAAGTTTGAGAAGTTTGATGTGGAGAGAGACAACTACTGCAGATATGATTATGTGGCAGTGTTTAATGGTGGGGAAATCAATGATGCCAAAAGAATTGGGAAGTACTGTGGAGACAGTCCACCAGC gcCTATTCTGTCTGAGAAAAATGAGTTGCTCATTCAGTTTTTGTCTGATTTAAGCTTAACAGCTGATGGTTTTATTGGCCATTATAAATTTAGACCAAAAAAGTTACTCACAACTACAGTTCCTCCTACTACCACAACAGTTCCTCCTACTTCAA TTGTGAAACCTACAGTTGCCCTGTGCCAGCAAAAGTGTAAGAGGAGTGGGACTGTGGAAAGCAATTACTGTTCAAGTAACTTTG TAATAACTGGAACTGTAATCACAGCAATAACACGGGCTGGCAGTCTGCATGCAACAATATCACTCATTAATGTATATAAGGAGGGAAATTTAGCAATTCAGCAAGCAGGCAAGAGTATGAGTGCCAAGATTATTGTTGTGTGTAAGCAGTGTCCTCTCATCAGAAGAG GTTTAAACTATATCATCATGGGCCAGGTTGAAGAAGATGGCAGAGGCAAAGTCTTTCCCAACAGCTTTGTCATGAGTTTTAAGACCAAGAACTCAAAGATCCTAAAtgccttgaaaaacaaaacttgtTAA